A single window of Paroedura picta isolate Pp20150507F chromosome 8, Ppicta_v3.0, whole genome shotgun sequence DNA harbors:
- the LOC143842733 gene encoding LOW QUALITY PROTEIN: uncharacterized protein LOC143842733 (The sequence of the model RefSeq protein was modified relative to this genomic sequence to represent the inferred CDS: substituted 3 bases at 3 genomic stop codons) gives MPATGCGKRFSKNGHLQLHQKTHTGEKPFECSDCVKRFIYNCGKRFSHSGHLQQHQRTHTGEKPFECSDCVXKFIYSSHIQQHQRTHTGEKPFECSDCEKRFSHSGHLQQHQRTHTGEKPFECSYCGKRFSHSGHLQEHQKTHTGEKPFECSDCGKRFSHSGHLQEHQKTHTGEKPFECSDCGKRFSHSGHLQQHQRTKFIYSSHIQQHQRTHTGEKPFECSDCGKRFSHSCHLQEHQRTHTGEKPFECSDCVXKFIYSSHIQQHQRTHTGEKPFECSDCEKRFSHSGHLQQHQRTHTGEKPFECSYCGKRFSHSGHLQEHQKTHTGEKPFECSDCGKRFSHSGHLQEHQKTHTGEKPFECSDCGKRFSHSGQQHQRTHTGEKPFECSYCGKRFSHSGHLQEHQKTHTGEKPFECSYCGKRFSHSGHLQEHQKTHTGEKPFECSDCGKRFSHSGHLQEHQRTHTGEKPFECSYCGKRFSHSGHLQQHQRTHTGEKPFECSYCGKRFSHSGHLQEHQKTHTGEKPFECSDCGKRFSHSGHLQEHQRTHTGEKPFECSDCGKRFSKYGHLQLHQRSHTGDKSFECTDCRKKFSHSGHLQNHQRTHTGKKPFDCSGCGNRFSKNGHLQLHQKTHTGEKRFECSDCGKRFSHSGHLQQHQRTHTREKPFECSDCGKRFSHSGHLQEHQKTHTGEKPFECSDCGKRFSHSGHLQEHKKTHTGEKPFECSDCGKRFSHSGHLQEHQKTHTGEKPFECSDCGKRFSHSGHLQEHQRTHTGEKPFECSDCGERFSHSGHLQEHQRSHTGDKSFECTDCGKRFSHSGHLQNHQRTHTGKKPFECSDCGKRFSQSGHLHGHLQEHQRTHTGEKSFECSDCGKRFSHSGHLQNHQRTHTGKKPFECSGCGNRFSKNGHLQLHQKTHTGEKPFECSDCGKRFSHSGHLQKHQRTHTGEKPFECSDCGKRFSHSGHLXKHQRSHTGEKPFECSDCGKRFSHSGHLQEHQRTHTGEKSFECSGCHQRAHTREKPFECSDCG, from the exons ATGCCTGCCACAG gctgtggaaagagattcagtaagAATGGCCATCTTCAACTGCATCAGAAAactcacaccggggagaaaccttttgaatgctcagattgtgtaAAGAGATTCATTTACA actgtggaaagagattcagtcacagtggccatcttcaacagcatcagagaacccacacaggggagaaaccttttgaatgctcagattgtgtgTAGAAATTCATTTACAGTAGTCatattcaacagcatcagagaacccacaccggggagaaaccttttgaatgctcagactgcgaaaagagattcagtcacagtggccatcttcaacagcatcagagaacccacaccggggagaaaccttttgaatgctcatactgtggaaagagattcagtcacagtggccatcttcaagagcatcagaaaacccacaccggggagaaaccttttgaatgctcagattgtggaaagagattcagtcacagtggccatcttcaagagcatcagaaaacccacaccggggagaaaccttttgaatgctcagattgtggaaagagattcagtcacagtggccatcttcaacagcatcagagaacc AAATTCATTTACAGTAGTCatattcaacagcatcagagaacccacaccggggagaaaccttttgaatgctcagactgtggaaagagattcagtcacagttgccatcttcaagagcatcagagaacccacacaggggagaaaccttttgaatgctcagattgtgtgTAGAAATTCATTTACAGTAGTCatattcaacagcatcagagaacccacaccggggagaaaccttttgaatgctcagactgcgaaaagagattcagtcacagtggccatcttcaacagcatcagagaacccacaccggggagaaaccttttgaatgctcatactgtggaaagagattcagtcacagtggccatcttcaagagcatcagaaaacccacaccggggagaaaccttttgaatgctcagattgtggaaagagattcagtcacagtggccatcttcaagagcatcagaaaacccacaccggggagaaaccttttgaatgctcagattgtggaaagagattcagtcacagtggccaacagcatcagagaacccacaccggggagaaaccttttgaatgctcatactgtggaaagagattcagtcacagtggccatcttcaagagcatcagaaaacccacaccggggagaaaccttttgaatgctcatactgtggaaagagattcagtcacagtggccatcttcaagagcatcagaaaacccacaccggggagaaaccttttgaatgctcagactgtggaaagagattcagtcacagtggccatcttcaagagcatcagagaacccacaccggggagaaaccttttgaatgctcatactgtggaaagagattcagtcacagtggccatcttcaacagcatcagagaacccacaccggggagaaaccttttgaatgctcatactgtggaaagagattcagtcacagtggccatcttcaagagcatcagaaaacccacaccggggagaaaccttttgaatgctcagactgtggaaagagattcagtcatagtggccatcttcaagagcatcagagaacccacaccggggagaaaccttttgaatgctcagactgtggaaagagattcagtaagTATGGCCATCTTCAACTGCATCAGAGATCCCACACAGGGGACAAATCTTTTGAATGCACAGACTgtagaaagaaattcagtcacagtggccatcttcaaaatcatcagagaacccacaccggGAAGAAACCTTTTGATTGCTCAGGCTGTGGAAATAGATTCAGTAAGAATGGCCATCTTCAACTGCATCagaaaacccacaccggggagaaacgttttgaatgctcagactgtggaaagagattcagtcacagtggccatcttcaacagcatcagagaacccacaccaGGGAGAAACCTTtcgaatgctcagactgtggaaagagattcagtcacagtggccatcttcaagagcatcagaaaacccacaccggggagaaaccttttgaatgctcagattgtggaaagagattcagtcacagtggccatcttcaagagcataagaaaacccacaccggggagaaaccttttgaatgctcagattgtggaaagagattcagtcacagtggccatcttcaagagcatcagaaaacccacaccggggagaaaccttttgaatgctcagactgtggaaagagattcagtcacagtggccatcttcaagagcatcagagaacccacaccggggagaaaccttttgaatgctcagactgtggtgagagattcagtcacagtggccatcttcaagaGCATCAGAGATCCCACACAGGGGACAAATCTTTTGAATGcacagactgtggaaagagattcagtcacagtggccatcttcaaaatcatcagagaacccacaccgggaagaaaccttttgaatgctcagactgtggaaagagattcagtcaaagtggccatcttca tggccatcttcaagagcatcagagaacccacacaggggagaaatcttttgaatgctcagactgtggaaagagattcagtcacagtggccatcttcaaaatcatcagagaacccacaccgggaagaaaccttttgaatgctcaggcTGTGGAAATAGATTCAGTAAGAATGGCCATCTTCAACTGCATCagaaaacccacaccggggagaaaccttttgaatgctcagactgtggaaagagattcagtcacagtggccatcttcaaaagcatcagagaacccacacaggggagaaaccttttgaatgctcagactgtggaaagagattcagtcacagtggccatcTTTAAAAGCATCAGagatcccacacaggggagaaaccttttgaatgctcagactgtggaaagagattcagtcacagtggccatcttcaagagcatcagagaacccacacaggggagaaatctTTTGAATGCTCAGGTTGT catcagagaGCCCACAccagggagaaaccttttgaatgctcagactgtggataG